A DNA window from Anaerolineales bacterium contains the following coding sequences:
- the mltG gene encoding endolytic transglycosylase MltG encodes MPRRNPNPKPELNAWKPFLGIFLSGIILSLIASCAVLLLSEDSGTPLPKPADDLSTLDLLYLRAYLRLHYDDLRSPSAPADGVFDVVEGETAAEICVRLEQQAWVHSADLVCNYLRYTGGDRRIGSGSFLIRAGQSPQQIADSLASAESKIRLFTLFAGWRLEETAEALPQSGIPMLPAEFLAAASGRPNSSGSLTALYAEIPSWANLEGFLLPGQYRLVPGDAAERLVERMAVNFWQSLSPGWIEAVRSRGLSVYQAVTMASIIEREAMLEEEMALIASVLYNRLAIDMRLQVDPTVQYALGFQTDRGGWWASPLRDADLGLDSPYNTYVFSGLPPGPICSPSMAALDAIAQPVPSGFYYYRAACDGSGRHNFAETYIQHLANACGG; translated from the coding sequence ATGCCCAGGCGGAATCCCAACCCTAAACCGGAGCTCAACGCGTGGAAACCGTTCCTCGGGATTTTTCTGTCCGGGATCATCCTCTCGCTGATCGCCTCCTGCGCCGTCCTGCTACTGAGCGAGGATTCCGGAACGCCGCTGCCGAAGCCGGCGGACGATCTTTCCACGCTCGACCTGCTTTACCTGCGGGCTTACCTGCGCCTGCACTACGACGACCTGCGTTCGCCGTCGGCGCCGGCGGACGGGGTGTTTGACGTCGTCGAGGGCGAGACGGCGGCGGAGATCTGCGTCCGGCTGGAACAGCAGGCCTGGGTTCACAGCGCCGACCTGGTCTGCAACTACCTCCGCTACACCGGGGGCGACAGGCGGATCGGCTCGGGTTCCTTCCTCATCCGCGCGGGCCAAAGCCCGCAGCAGATCGCCGATTCGCTGGCCAGCGCCGAAAGCAAGATCCGCCTGTTCACGCTGTTCGCCGGGTGGCGCCTCGAAGAAACCGCCGAGGCGCTGCCGCAATCGGGCATCCCCATGCTGCCGGCCGAGTTTCTGGCGGCGGCCTCCGGGCGCCCCAACAGCAGCGGCAGCCTGACCGCGCTGTACGCGGAAATCCCGTCCTGGGCGAACCTCGAGGGTTTTCTGTTGCCGGGCCAATACCGCCTGGTTCCCGGCGACGCGGCGGAGAGGCTGGTGGAACGGATGGCGGTGAACTTCTGGCAGTCGCTCTCCCCCGGATGGATCGAGGCCGTGCGGTCCCGCGGGTTGAGCGTGTACCAGGCGGTAACGATGGCGTCGATCATCGAGCGCGAGGCGATGTTGGAGGAGGAGATGGCGTTGATCGCCTCGGTGCTGTACAACCGTCTGGCGATCGACATGCGCCTGCAGGTCGACCCGACCGTGCAATACGCCTTGGGTTTCCAAACCGACCGCGGGGGATGGTGGGCCAGCCCGTTGCGGGACGCCGATCTGGGGCTGGATTCACCATACAACACGTATGTTTTCAGCGGCTTGCCGCCGGGGCCGATTTGCAGTCCGAGCATGGCGGCATTGGACGCAATCGCGCAGCCGGTGCCGTCGGGCTTTTATTATTACCGCGCCGCCTGCGACGGATCCGGCCGCCACAACTTCGCGGAAACCTACATCCAGCACCTGGCGAACGCCTGCGGGGGATGA
- a CDS encoding SDR family oxidoreductase — translation MNLVTGATGHIGNVLVRKLIAAGEAVRVLIFPGEDTLPLKDMLVEMVTGDVLDPVSLRQAMRGVTRVFHLAGIISILPGRNPFVRRVNLDGTKNVIAEARRAGVRRLIYTSSIHAIRRAPHGVCIDERLPFDPENAAGEYDRSKAEASLAVLQAVRDGLDSVILCPTGVIGPHDFRCSELGQLILDCVNHKAQFYVDGAYDFVDVRDVADGVIRAADEGRNGETYILSGEQISVQRIIDVLWDLTGRRFSRIYIPFSLARFAARFSPLLYLHRKIKPRFTSYSLETLRSNSAISHAKATAELGYHPRSLMDTFADTVEWFRKHKRTALFT, via the coding sequence ATGAATCTGGTGACCGGGGCCACCGGACACATCGGGAACGTGCTGGTTCGGAAACTGATCGCCGCTGGCGAAGCCGTGCGAGTCTTGATCTTTCCGGGCGAGGATACCCTCCCGCTCAAGGACATGCTAGTGGAAATGGTCACCGGCGACGTGCTCGACCCCGTTTCGCTTCGCCAAGCGATGCGGGGCGTGACCCGGGTATTCCACCTGGCCGGGATCATCTCCATCCTCCCGGGGCGGAATCCCTTCGTGCGCCGCGTCAACCTCGATGGGACGAAAAACGTCATCGCCGAAGCCCGCCGGGCGGGCGTGCGGCGGCTGATTTACACCAGCTCGATCCACGCCATCCGACGCGCCCCCCACGGCGTCTGCATCGACGAACGGCTTCCTTTCGATCCGGAAAACGCCGCCGGCGAATACGACCGCTCCAAAGCCGAAGCCTCCTTGGCGGTCCTGCAAGCCGTCCGCGACGGATTAGATTCGGTGATCCTCTGCCCCACCGGGGTGATCGGGCCGCACGATTTTCGCTGCTCGGAGCTGGGACAGTTGATCCTGGACTGCGTGAACCACAAGGCGCAATTCTACGTCGACGGGGCCTACGATTTCGTCGATGTCCGCGACGTGGCCGACGGCGTGATCCGGGCCGCCGACGAGGGGCGCAACGGCGAAACCTACATCCTTTCGGGCGAACAGATCAGCGTCCAACGGATCATCGACGTCTTGTGGGATTTGACCGGAAGGCGGTTCTCCCGGATCTACATCCCCTTCTCGCTCGCCCGCTTCGCCGCCCGCTTCTCCCCCCTGCTTTATCTCCACCGCAAAATCAAACCGCGGTTCACATCCTATTCGCTGGAGACGCTGCGCAGCAATTCCGCCATCAGCCACGCCAAAGCGACGGCGGAATTGGGGTACCACCCCCGCAGCCTGATGGATACCTTCGCCGACACGGTGGAATGGTTCCGCAAGCACAAGCGGACGGCGCTGTTCACCTGA
- the ruvX gene encoding Holliday junction resolvase RuvX codes for MKILAVDPGLRKIGLAVSDPTGTAARALEVFRPGSLRQACEKILEAVRREQAGRILIGRSGGPDSVPDDLTRFTHRLLADLRAAASVPVDLYDESFSTARAREIRLIRGERRKARRAEDDSLAAAAFLQEYLDAQAESQP; via the coding sequence TTGAAAATCCTCGCGGTGGACCCCGGCCTGCGCAAAATCGGATTGGCGGTGAGCGATCCTACCGGGACGGCGGCGCGCGCGTTGGAGGTATTCCGGCCCGGATCCCTGCGGCAGGCGTGTGAGAAGATCCTGGAGGCCGTCCGGCGCGAACAAGCGGGACGGATCCTGATCGGCCGATCCGGCGGGCCGGATTCCGTCCCGGACGACCTAACCCGCTTCACCCACCGGCTGCTCGCCGACTTGCGCGCGGCGGCGTCCGTCCCGGTCGATCTGTACGACGAATCCTTTTCCACGGCGCGCGCCCGGGAGATCCGCCTGATCCGCGGCGAGAGACGCAAGGCCCGCCGCGCGGAGGACGATTCGCTCGCGGCGGCGGCCTTCCTACAGGAGTATCTGGATGCCCAGGCGGAATCCCAACCCTAA
- a CDS encoding DegV family protein: MIRIIADTTCALPRETTRKLNIPMLPQIIIFGEETYRDDSELDTAGFLTKLRASPVLPKTAAPPPALYAPVFKELLDQGDTILAVCPSAEVSGTLRSVQVAAQDFPGAPIHIVDMRTIAGMLGAAVLLADRWAKQGLGIEEILAKLETLKNRQRTYFVVDTLEYLHKGGRIGGASRLVGEVLQVKPILHILDGRVEAFEKQRTRKRALARLAELVAEECPKGNDSFLCVMQADAQGAAEELAGGLRRQTGAQEIPIYELPPAIVTHGGPGTLAVGFYVQPVT; encoded by the coding sequence ATGATCCGGATAATCGCCGATACGACTTGCGCTCTGCCCCGTGAAACCACCCGCAAGCTGAACATCCCCATGCTTCCGCAAATCATCATCTTCGGCGAGGAGACCTACCGGGATGACTCGGAGCTCGACACGGCCGGCTTCCTGACGAAATTACGGGCGTCGCCGGTCCTTCCAAAGACCGCCGCGCCCCCGCCGGCGCTGTACGCTCCGGTCTTCAAAGAGCTTCTCGACCAGGGGGATACGATCCTCGCCGTCTGTCCGTCGGCGGAGGTCAGCGGGACCCTGCGGTCGGTCCAGGTGGCCGCGCAGGATTTTCCCGGCGCGCCGATTCACATCGTCGACATGCGGACGATCGCCGGAATGCTGGGCGCCGCGGTGCTTCTGGCGGACCGCTGGGCCAAGCAGGGCCTGGGGATCGAGGAGATCCTCGCCAAATTGGAAACCCTGAAAAACCGGCAACGCACGTATTTCGTCGTCGACACCCTCGAATACCTGCACAAGGGCGGGCGGATCGGCGGCGCCAGCCGCCTGGTGGGGGAGGTGCTGCAGGTGAAACCGATTCTTCACATCCTGGACGGCCGCGTGGAAGCGTTTGAAAAACAGCGGACCCGCAAACGGGCGTTGGCCCGGCTGGCGGAGCTGGTGGCCGAGGAATGCCCCAAAGGCAACGACTCGTTCCTATGCGTCATGCAGGCGGATGCGCAGGGGGCCGCCGAGGAGCTGGCCGGAGGATTGCGGCGGCAAACGGGCGCGCAGGAGATTCCGATCTACGAGCTTCCGCCGGCGATCGTCACCCACGGAGGACCCGGGACGCTGGCGGTTGGGTTCTACGTTCAACCGGTTACCTGA
- the alaS gene encoding alanine--tRNA ligase, giving the protein MPKSKSSRAEPAKARKGARKTGAQIRKEFLDFFAARGHTVVPSASLVPGNDPTLLFTNAGMVQFKDVFLGTDKRPYVRAVDCQKCMRVAGKHNDLDEVGRDDTHHTFFEMLGNWSFGDYYKKEAIAWAWELLTGVWGLPADKLYATYFLDDQGDIAADEEAANEWKHQPGMDRAHVLPFGRKENFWEMADTGPCGPCSEIHLDRGEDACDKRAVPGHVCRVNGDCRRFTELWNLVFIQYNRTGPDTLEPLPAKHVDTGMGFDRLVAVLQDVNSNYRTDLLWPLIQAAQKLTGHSDKQREENFTAYRVIADHARAAAFLIADGVVPGNVGRNYICRMIIRRAALFGGKIGLTEPFLAQVAEAVVATYGEAYPELVRHREAVASALTLEERRFRATVDLGMDYLQGVLIDLRQKGEKKLPGRRAFDLYATYGLPLEITRDVLRESGMEVDAEGFRQAMEEHREVSGAAQTAGEMTGREAERYRKLLEELKQEGGLPENGVEYDPYSTFQMDEPILAILHGGQRVKTAQEGDEVEVILPRACLYIESGGQVADSGLLWMPGAEGGNDTAWDIVVAEAHRPVGGLIVLRGKVNSGRPAQGDLARMEVDEERRWSVMRNHTATHLLHAELRYVLGNHVRQAGSLVAPDRLRFDFTHHSMVSQPDLEKVERYVNEAILANYPVSPTEEAREEAVGKGAMALFGEKYGETVRTIAIGDDEKPFSYELCGGTHVTQTGDIGLFLIIAESSVASGVRRIEAVTGHTAVALVQERNRVLQQAGAYLGVGAEEVDRKVLEQMDELDRLRKENQRLRQEMAGAEFEASLERIEAIAGVPVLTVRVAQAGADTLRTLADVFRRKHASGIAAIGSVVDDKPLLIVTVSDDLTARGLRADELAKAAAKLIGGGGGGRPAMAQAGGTDPQRLEDALQTIRSAVKEKLG; this is encoded by the coding sequence ATGCCGAAAAGCAAATCTTCCCGCGCCGAGCCCGCCAAGGCGCGCAAAGGGGCGCGCAAAACCGGCGCCCAAATCCGAAAAGAATTTCTCGATTTCTTCGCCGCCCGCGGCCACACCGTCGTCCCCTCGGCTTCGCTCGTTCCCGGCAACGATCCCACCCTGCTGTTCACCAACGCCGGAATGGTGCAGTTCAAGGACGTGTTCCTCGGGACCGACAAGCGCCCCTACGTGCGGGCCGTCGATTGCCAGAAGTGCATGCGCGTCGCCGGCAAGCACAACGATCTCGACGAGGTCGGACGCGACGACACCCATCACACGTTTTTCGAGATGCTCGGGAACTGGTCCTTCGGCGACTATTATAAAAAGGAAGCCATCGCCTGGGCCTGGGAACTCCTCACCGGAGTCTGGGGGCTTCCGGCCGACAAACTCTATGCGACCTATTTTCTCGACGACCAGGGCGATATCGCCGCCGACGAGGAAGCCGCAAACGAATGGAAACACCAGCCGGGGATGGACCGGGCGCACGTCCTGCCGTTCGGACGCAAAGAGAATTTCTGGGAAATGGCGGATACCGGACCCTGCGGGCCGTGCAGCGAAATTCACCTCGACCGCGGCGAAGACGCCTGCGACAAGCGGGCCGTTCCCGGACACGTCTGCCGGGTCAACGGCGACTGCCGCCGCTTCACCGAACTGTGGAACCTGGTCTTCATCCAGTACAACCGGACCGGACCGGACACGCTTGAGCCCCTGCCCGCGAAACATGTCGACACGGGGATGGGCTTCGACCGCCTCGTCGCGGTCCTCCAGGACGTGAATTCCAACTACCGCACCGACCTGCTGTGGCCGCTGATCCAGGCCGCCCAAAAGCTTACCGGCCATTCGGACAAACAGCGCGAGGAGAATTTCACCGCCTACCGCGTGATCGCCGACCACGCCCGCGCCGCCGCGTTCCTGATCGCCGACGGGGTGGTTCCCGGGAACGTCGGGCGCAACTACATCTGCCGGATGATTATCCGCCGGGCGGCGCTGTTCGGCGGAAAAATCGGGCTGACCGAGCCATTCCTCGCCCAGGTGGCCGAAGCGGTCGTGGCCACCTACGGCGAGGCTTACCCGGAATTGGTCCGGCACCGCGAGGCGGTCGCCTCGGCGCTGACCCTCGAGGAGCGCCGCTTCCGGGCAACCGTCGACTTGGGGATGGACTACTTGCAGGGAGTGCTGATCGATCTGCGCCAAAAGGGCGAAAAAAAACTTCCCGGCCGCCGCGCCTTCGACCTGTACGCCACCTACGGCTTGCCGCTCGAGATCACCCGCGACGTCCTCCGCGAAAGCGGGATGGAAGTGGACGCGGAGGGTTTTCGGCAGGCGATGGAAGAGCACCGCGAAGTCTCGGGGGCGGCTCAGACGGCGGGCGAGATGACCGGCCGGGAGGCCGAGCGCTACCGGAAACTGCTGGAAGAGCTCAAACAAGAGGGAGGTCTGCCGGAAAACGGCGTGGAATATGATCCGTATTCCACGTTCCAAATGGACGAACCGATCCTGGCGATCCTGCACGGCGGACAGCGGGTGAAAACCGCCCAGGAGGGCGACGAGGTCGAAGTGATCCTCCCGCGGGCGTGCCTCTACATTGAATCCGGCGGCCAGGTGGCGGACAGCGGCTTGCTGTGGATGCCCGGTGCCGAAGGCGGCAACGATACGGCTTGGGACATCGTCGTTGCGGAAGCCCACCGCCCGGTCGGCGGATTGATCGTACTGCGCGGAAAGGTCAACTCCGGGCGTCCGGCGCAGGGGGACTTGGCGCGGATGGAGGTGGACGAAGAGCGGCGCTGGAGCGTCATGCGCAACCACACCGCCACCCACCTCCTGCACGCGGAACTGCGCTACGTGCTGGGAAACCACGTGCGCCAGGCCGGGTCGCTCGTCGCCCCGGACCGGCTGAGGTTCGATTTCACCCACCACAGCATGGTCAGCCAGCCGGACCTGGAAAAGGTCGAACGCTACGTCAACGAGGCGATCCTCGCCAATTATCCGGTCTCGCCGACCGAGGAAGCGCGCGAGGAGGCCGTCGGCAAGGGGGCCATGGCGCTGTTCGGCGAAAAATACGGCGAGACGGTGCGCACCATCGCCATCGGCGACGATGAAAAACCCTTTTCCTACGAATTGTGCGGGGGGACTCACGTAACCCAAACCGGCGACATCGGGCTGTTCCTGATCATCGCGGAGAGCAGCGTCGCTTCCGGCGTGCGCCGGATCGAGGCCGTAACCGGCCACACCGCCGTCGCGTTGGTCCAGGAACGCAACCGGGTGCTGCAGCAGGCCGGCGCCTATCTCGGCGTGGGCGCCGAGGAAGTGGACCGCAAAGTGCTCGAACAGATGGACGAATTGGACCGGCTGCGCAAGGAGAACCAGCGCCTGCGGCAGGAGATGGCCGGCGCGGAATTCGAGGCCTCGCTGGAGCGGATCGAAGCCATCGCCGGCGTTCCGGTGCTGACCGTCCGGGTGGCGCAGGCCGGGGCTGATACGCTGCGGACCCTCGCCGACGTATTCCGCCGAAAGCATGCCAGCGGAATCGCGGCGATCGGCTCCGTCGTCGACGACAAGCCGCTCCTGATCGTCACCGTCAGCGACGACCTGACCGCCCGCGGGCTGCGCGCGGACGAGCTCGCCAAAGCCGCCGCCAAGCTGATTGGCGGCGGGGGCGGCGGCCGGCCAGCCATGGCCCAGGCCGGCGGCACGGATCCGCAGCGGTTGGAGGACGCCCTGCAAACCATCCGATCGGCGGTCAAAGAAAAGCTCGGATGA
- a CDS encoding TetR/AcrR family transcriptional regulator produces MQTRSIETREKIIFAAQELFSKSGYESASVAEICSAAGISKGAFYHHFESKQSVFMELLADWLKELDAGLEALRGNSPYTPEAVVRMADILPEVITKAEGRLPIFLEFWAHAARDPELWKAATAPYAKYRDYFKGIIAEMNPALPTESPEGETAAMAVISLAVGVLLQGVVDPQAADWGKVGRESLRMLMDGMTRRSV; encoded by the coding sequence GTGCAAACCCGAAGCATTGAAACCCGAGAAAAAATCATCTTCGCCGCCCAGGAATTATTCTCCAAATCCGGCTATGAATCCGCATCCGTGGCCGAGATCTGCAGCGCGGCCGGCATCAGCAAGGGCGCTTTTTACCATCATTTTGAATCCAAGCAATCCGTCTTCATGGAATTGCTGGCGGATTGGTTGAAGGAACTCGATGCCGGCTTGGAAGCCCTGCGCGGCAATTCGCCGTATACGCCGGAGGCCGTCGTCCGGATGGCGGACATCCTTCCGGAGGTGATAACCAAGGCCGAAGGCCGGCTGCCGATCTTCCTGGAATTTTGGGCTCACGCTGCGCGCGATCCGGAGTTGTGGAAGGCGGCGACCGCCCCTTACGCGAAATACCGGGATTATTTTAAAGGAATCATCGCGGAAATGAACCCGGCGCTTCCCACGGAATCGCCGGAGGGCGAAACCGCGGCAATGGCCGTGATCTCACTGGCGGTCGGCGTGCTGCTGCAAGGCGTGGTGGATCCGCAGGCGGCGGATTGGGGAAAGGTCGGCCGGGAGAGCCTGCGGATGTTGATGGACGGAATGACAAGGAGGTCGGTATGA